The following are from one region of the Lacinutrix sp. Bg11-31 genome:
- a CDS encoding TonB-dependent receptor, translated as MKKNLFMMLFLFLGVSHLINAQQVTGKVSDDSGQIPGASVVVKGTTNGVTTDFDGNYSIDANNGDVLVFSYVGYNLQEITVNSSVVNVTLLPGVSLDEIVLVGNRAKPRTILDSPVPIDNIGVAELKKTGQPTVDKMLTYKVPSFNSTTQSISDGTAHFDPADLRGLGPSRTLVLVNGKRKNQSALVYINDTPGKGEVGVDLKSVPAAAIERIEVLRDGASAQYGSDAIAGVINMVLKKDVEFTTVSAKAGVTTEGDGFNFGADLNTSINLGEEGGYLNFTLGYYEQEQTNRAGTPGKDDLFGVAADDPTYGSWLTENPDLGMTVGQPELKIMDIFVNAGAPIGTKGAEFYTFGGLTHRTGKSFALYRTPYWVQDPHNLLHDAGTEYQGFQPTFETDIVDNNITAGFKWDLFGFNVDLSGTYGRNGVDYEVNNTLNVDLGARSPTSFDVGAYTFSNTLANLDLSKEIGAFVVSFGAEVKGERFTAKAGDAASYYNPTGSGGAQSFPGLQPSNAVKATRDNYGVYGAIDWEPTENILIGGAVRYEDFSDFGDNTSWKLNGRYSLGDKGAIRASYGTGFRAPSLHQIYLSNVQTLVSGGTISNQGTFNNVDPIIRDGLGVPQLTAETAKNISAGITYKPLRNLSLSLDFYNVKVDNRVLFTNEIGYDGDDGTTNPVEQILIDNSITSLKFFVNAVSTNTTGVDLVANYRNIELGKGKLTATLAANFNNTEIDGKIDTPTLLDENGYDIFNRKEQSRILSSRPKTKALLGFDYELNKWSFALNNTYFGEVTWQHATDVDKDQTFSGKIITDLNFGYEFSNRLSASLSVSNLLDVYPDEIETGGDVVTDLGGRFKYPWEVSQFGTNGTTISGGLTFKF; from the coding sequence ATGAAAAAAAATCTCTTTATGATGCTGTTCCTATTCTTGGGAGTATCACATCTTATTAATGCGCAACAAGTAACAGGGAAAGTTTCTGATGATTCAGGGCAAATACCAGGAGCTTCGGTTGTAGTAAAAGGAACAACTAATGGAGTAACCACAGATTTTGATGGCAATTATTCCATTGATGCAAATAATGGAGATGTGTTAGTTTTTTCCTACGTTGGCTACAATCTACAAGAAATTACAGTTAATAGTAGTGTTGTAAATGTAACTCTACTGCCTGGTGTATCATTAGATGAAATTGTTTTGGTTGGAAATAGGGCTAAACCAAGAACTATTTTAGATTCTCCTGTACCTATCGATAATATAGGTGTTGCAGAACTAAAAAAAACAGGGCAACCTACTGTAGATAAGATGTTAACTTATAAAGTGCCATCTTTTAACTCTACAACTCAATCTATTTCTGACGGAACAGCACATTTTGATCCTGCAGATTTGAGAGGATTAGGACCAAGTAGAACACTTGTGTTGGTAAATGGTAAACGTAAAAATCAAAGTGCATTAGTATATATTAACGATACTCCTGGTAAAGGAGAAGTTGGTGTTGATTTAAAAAGTGTACCAGCAGCAGCTATTGAACGTATTGAGGTTTTGAGAGATGGAGCTTCTGCTCAATATGGCTCAGATGCTATAGCAGGAGTAATAAACATGGTCTTAAAAAAAGATGTTGAGTTTACTACAGTTAGTGCAAAAGCAGGAGTAACTACAGAAGGAGATGGTTTTAATTTTGGTGCAGATTTAAATACATCGATAAACCTTGGGGAAGAAGGAGGTTATTTAAATTTTACTTTAGGATATTATGAACAAGAACAAACAAATCGCGCAGGAACACCTGGGAAAGATGATTTATTTGGAGTTGCAGCAGACGACCCTACATATGGTTCATGGTTGACAGAAAATCCTGATTTAGGAATGACGGTTGGCCAACCAGAATTAAAAATAATGGATATTTTTGTAAATGCAGGAGCTCCAATTGGTACTAAAGGAGCAGAGTTTTATACATTTGGAGGGCTAACGCATAGAACAGGAAAGAGTTTTGCGTTGTACCGTACACCTTATTGGGTTCAAGATCCTCATAATCTATTACATGATGCAGGAACGGAATATCAAGGTTTTCAACCAACATTTGAAACTGATATTGTAGATAATAATATAACTGCAGGATTTAAGTGGGATTTATTTGGCTTTAATGTTGATTTAAGTGGTACTTATGGAAGAAATGGAGTAGACTACGAAGTTAATAATACCTTGAATGTAGATTTAGGTGCTAGAAGCCCAACATCTTTTGATGTTGGTGCATACACATTTAGTAATACACTGGCTAATTTAGACTTAAGCAAAGAAATTGGAGCGTTTGTAGTTTCTTTTGGTGCAGAAGTAAAAGGTGAACGTTTTACAGCCAAAGCAGGTGATGCAGCATCTTATTATAATCCAACAGGATCGGGAGGAGCACAATCTTTTCCAGGTTTGCAGCCTAGTAATGCTGTAAAAGCTACTAGAGATAATTATGGAGTTTATGGAGCTATTGACTGGGAACCAACTGAAAATATTTTAATTGGTGGTGCTGTTCGTTATGAGGATTTTAGTGATTTTGGAGATAATACCTCATGGAAATTAAACGGGCGTTACTCTTTAGGAGATAAAGGAGCAATTAGAGCTTCTTATGGTACAGGATTTAGAGCGCCTTCGTTACATCAAATTTATTTAAGTAATGTGCAAACGTTAGTTTCTGGTGGTACAATTTCTAATCAAGGAACTTTTAATAATGTAGATCCAATAATTAGAGATGGTTTAGGTGTCCCGCAATTAACAGCAGAAACTGCAAAAAATATTTCTGCAGGAATAACATACAAGCCTTTAAGGAATTTATCATTATCTCTAGATTTCTACAATGTAAAAGTAGATAATCGTGTTTTGTTTACTAATGAAATAGGTTATGATGGTGATGATGGAACAACTAACCCAGTAGAGCAGATACTAATTGATAACTCTATAACAAGCTTAAAATTCTTTGTTAATGCAGTAAGCACTAATACTACAGGTGTAGATTTGGTTGCTAATTATAGAAATATTGAATTAGGTAAAGGTAAATTAACAGCTACATTAGCAGCGAATTTTAATAATACAGAAATAGATGGTAAGATTGATACACCAACTTTACTTGATGAAAATGGGTATGATATTTTTAATAGAAAAGAACAATCAAGAATTCTTTCTTCTAGACCAAAAACAAAAGCATTATTAGGATTTGATTATGAATTAAACAAATGGAGTTTTGCCTTAAATAACACCTATTTTGGGGAAGTGACTTGGCAACATGCTACAGATGTAGATAAAGATCAAACATTTTCAGGAAAAATTATTACAGATTTAAATTTTGGATATGAATTTAGTAATCGGCTTTCTGCATCACTTTCAGTAAGTAATTTGTTAGATGTATATCCAGATGAAATTGAAACTGGTGGAGATGTTGTAACCGATCTTGGAGGCCGATTTAAATATCCTTGGGAAGTTAGTCAATTTGGTACTAATGGAACAACAATTAGTGGAGGCTTAACTTTTAAATTCTAA
- the aspS gene encoding aspartate--tRNA ligase: protein MYRSHNCGELTAKHINSEITLSGWVQKSRDKGFIVWVDLRDRYGITQLVFDEERTSKDMLEKAQKLGREFVVQVKGTVIERASKNPSMPTGDIEILVSELNILNEALLPPFTIEDKTDGGEDIRMKYRYLDIRRNPVKNNLIFRAKVTQEVRNFLSNQDFIEVETPYLIKSTPEGARDFVVPSRMNEGEFYALPQSPQTFKQLLMVGGMDKYFQIVKCFRDEDLRADRQPEFTQIDCEMAFVEQEDILNVFEGLTRHLLKEVNGVEIDKFPRMLYDDAMRLYGNDKPDIRFGMEFGELNEVAQHKEFGVFNTAELVVGIAVPGGNAYTRKEIDKLIDWVKRPQVGALGMIYSRCNDDGTFKSSVDKFYDQDDLEKWAKITGAKAGDLVCVLSGETNKVRAQLSALRMELATRLGLRDPKVFAPLWVIDFPLLELDEETGHYHAMHHPFTSPKPGQIELLDTNPGDVKANAYDLVLNGNEIGGGSIRIHDKATQAIMLKHLGFSDEDAKAQFGFLMDAFEYGAPPHGGLAFGLDRLVAILGGQETIRDFIAFPKNNSGRDVMIDAPAPIDAAQLKELSLKLDL from the coding sequence ATGTACAGAAGTCATAATTGCGGTGAGTTAACTGCAAAACATATAAATTCAGAAATCACCTTATCTGGTTGGGTTCAAAAATCAAGAGACAAAGGTTTTATTGTTTGGGTAGATTTACGCGACCGTTACGGTATTACTCAACTTGTTTTCGACGAAGAGAGAACCTCTAAAGACATGCTTGAAAAAGCACAGAAACTAGGTCGTGAATTCGTTGTCCAAGTAAAAGGAACTGTAATAGAGCGTGCTTCAAAAAATCCAAGTATGCCAACTGGTGATATTGAGATTTTAGTTTCAGAATTAAATATCTTAAACGAAGCGCTTCTTCCTCCTTTTACTATTGAAGACAAAACAGATGGAGGAGAAGATATTAGAATGAAATATCGCTATTTAGACATAAGACGTAACCCTGTAAAAAACAACTTAATTTTTAGAGCCAAAGTAACACAAGAGGTTAGAAACTTTTTGTCAAACCAAGACTTTATAGAAGTTGAAACTCCTTATTTAATTAAATCTACTCCAGAAGGAGCTCGTGATTTTGTTGTGCCTTCTCGTATGAATGAAGGTGAATTTTACGCACTACCACAATCGCCTCAAACTTTTAAGCAATTGCTTATGGTTGGTGGTATGGATAAATATTTCCAGATTGTAAAATGTTTTAGAGATGAAGATTTACGTGCAGACAGACAACCAGAATTTACACAAATTGATTGTGAAATGGCGTTTGTTGAGCAAGAAGATATTTTAAATGTTTTTGAAGGATTAACACGTCACTTACTAAAAGAAGTAAATGGTGTTGAAATCGATAAATTCCCAAGAATGTTGTACGATGATGCGATGCGTTTATACGGAAACGACAAGCCAGATATTAGATTTGGAATGGAGTTTGGGGAATTAAACGAAGTTGCACAACATAAAGAATTTGGTGTTTTTAACACTGCAGAATTAGTTGTTGGTATTGCAGTTCCTGGAGGAAACGCTTACACAAGAAAAGAAATTGATAAATTAATCGACTGGGTAAAGCGCCCTCAAGTTGGTGCTTTAGGTATGATTTATTCTCGTTGCAATGACGATGGGACATTTAAATCTTCGGTAGATAAATTCTACGATCAAGACGATTTAGAAAAATGGGCTAAAATTACAGGCGCAAAAGCAGGCGATTTAGTTTGTGTACTATCTGGAGAAACTAACAAAGTACGTGCGCAGTTAAGCGCTTTACGTATGGAATTAGCAACACGTTTAGGCTTACGCGATCCAAAAGTATTTGCTCCACTATGGGTAATTGATTTTCCATTATTAGAATTAGACGAAGAAACTGGTCATTATCATGCAATGCACCATCCGTTTACTTCTCCAAAACCAGGTCAAATAGAATTATTAGACACTAATCCTGGAGATGTTAAAGCTAATGCTTACGATTTAGTATTAAACGGAAACGAAATTGGTGGTGGTTCTATAAGAATACACGATAAAGCTACACAGGCAATCATGTTAAAACACTTAGGTTTTAGCGATGAAGATGCAAAAGCACAGTTTGGTTTCTTAATGGATGCTTTCGAATATGGTGCACCTCCACATGGTGGACTTGCCTTTGGTTTAGATAGATTAGTTGCTATTTTAGGCGGACAAGAAACAATTAGAGATTTTATTGCCTTCCCGAAAAACAATTCTGGTCGCGATGTAATGATAGATGCTCCTGCCCCAATTGACGCAGCACAGTTAAAAGAATTAAGTTTAAAGCTTGATTTGTAG
- a CDS encoding tetratricopeptide repeat protein, giving the protein MEKSLKSYLSLCCLLVIFSCRNDASLNASEKITLAEETYKAAIQFRQGSTAFQNGIAEAVAIDPTYEPGVYELSVADLKRGLPHKWLPQYNKAVELDSVTRIPWRGYLYLWFYRDYKKAIADFDASDVLTPDFIDAPQGHSVDYWRGIAYLGLNDFKNSNAYFEKHIAKETKEFGEDYVDITAFLYNGIAYFEAGNYEKALLNLDKQLEYSRNLSADAKYYKSQIFIAEGKNKKALETINEAIDDFNEGYNNKRAYVETLRQIYPQDLTDLKFKIENL; this is encoded by the coding sequence ATGGAAAAATCACTCAAATCATACCTTAGTTTATGTTGCTTACTAGTGATTTTTTCTTGCAGAAATGACGCTAGCTTAAACGCTTCTGAAAAAATAACACTTGCAGAAGAAACTTATAAAGCTGCAATTCAATTTAGGCAAGGCTCTACTGCATTTCAAAATGGCATTGCAGAGGCTGTTGCAATAGATCCAACTTACGAACCTGGTGTTTATGAGCTATCTGTTGCCGACTTAAAAAGAGGCTTACCTCACAAATGGTTACCACAATACAATAAAGCAGTAGAACTCGATTCTGTAACTAGAATTCCATGGCGTGGCTATCTTTATTTATGGTTTTATAGAGATTATAAAAAAGCAATCGCAGATTTTGATGCTAGTGATGTATTAACACCAGATTTTATAGATGCTCCACAAGGACACAGTGTAGATTATTGGAGAGGTATTGCTTATTTAGGTTTAAACGATTTTAAAAACTCTAACGCTTATTTTGAAAAACACATCGCTAAAGAAACCAAAGAATTTGGTGAAGATTACGTTGACATTACAGCATTCCTATATAATGGCATTGCTTATTTTGAGGCAGGTAATTATGAAAAGGCACTTTTAAATCTCGACAAACAATTAGAATACTCTCGTAACCTCAGCGCAGATGCTAAATATTATAAATCACAAATTTTTATAGCTGAAGGCAAAAACAAAAAAGCTTTAGAAACAATAAATGAAGCCATAGACGATTTTAACGAAGGTTATAATAACAAGCGCGCCTACGTAGAGACCTTGAGACAAATTTATCCTCAAGATTTAACAGACCTCAAATTTAAAATTGAAAATCTCTAA
- a CDS encoding chloride channel protein, translating to MPKRTLLKRFLIWKYKHISEKNFTFILSALVGLLAGLAAVTLKNITFTIETLLAKGIVFSQNQLYFILPVIGLLLVYLFVKYVSKKPIEHAIPSILFSLTRKSGFLKRSKIYFPLIAAPLTVGFGGSVGLLGPAVASGAAISSNLGKLFHINRKTRTLLIGCAAAGAISSIFKSPIAAIIFAVEVFSLDLTFVSLLPLLIASVSSVITSYFFLGDDLLFNFNFSDKFQIKDILFYAVLGIGTGFASIYFTKMYFAILKFFERFKTPFQRLIIGGLAIGIMLYFIPPLYGEGFGFINNLLAGNHIQALGKTPFDAFNDNIWVVIALLIGITVFKAVAMTTTFAAGGVGGIFIPTMVMGSALGNAVAKVINNIGLGFNVSETNFTLIGMAGLIAGVLHAPLTAIFLIAEITGGYELFIPLMIAVGISFSIKKSAIDYTIYTRELAEKGQLLTHDKDQNVLTLMTLESIIESRFSKLHPKMTLGEMLHEGVAKSTRNLFPVVDEDGKLSGIILLDDVRDIMFDQSLYNSTLVESLMHNPPDKIIYEKDSMQIVMQKFQDSGAWNLPVIKNEKYIGFVSKSKLLTAYRRQLINASS from the coding sequence ATGCCAAAAAGAACACTTCTAAAACGCTTTTTAATTTGGAAATACAAACACATTTCCGAAAAAAACTTCACCTTTATACTAAGTGCATTAGTTGGTTTATTAGCTGGATTAGCAGCAGTGACACTTAAAAATATTACGTTTACAATAGAAACGCTTCTTGCTAAAGGTATTGTGTTTTCTCAAAATCAGTTGTATTTTATACTGCCTGTAATTGGCTTATTATTAGTGTATTTATTTGTGAAATATGTAAGTAAAAAACCTATTGAACATGCTATTCCTTCTATTCTATTTTCGCTTACACGAAAAAGTGGGTTTTTAAAACGCTCAAAAATTTACTTTCCTTTAATTGCTGCTCCTTTAACTGTTGGCTTTGGAGGGTCGGTTGGTTTGCTTGGTCCTGCAGTAGCATCAGGTGCTGCTATAAGCTCTAACTTAGGTAAACTATTTCATATCAATAGAAAAACAAGAACATTACTTATTGGTTGCGCTGCAGCTGGAGCAATTTCTTCTATTTTTAAATCGCCAATTGCTGCTATTATTTTTGCTGTAGAAGTCTTTAGTCTAGATTTAACTTTTGTTTCTTTATTACCATTACTTATAGCATCAGTCTCATCTGTAATTACTTCTTATTTCTTTTTAGGAGACGATTTATTATTTAACTTTAATTTTTCAGATAAATTTCAGATAAAAGATATTCTCTTCTATGCAGTTTTAGGTATCGGAACAGGCTTTGCTTCTATTTATTTTACTAAAATGTATTTTGCTATTCTTAAGTTTTTCGAGCGCTTTAAGACTCCTTTTCAGCGATTAATTATTGGTGGTTTAGCTATTGGTATCATGCTTTATTTTATCCCACCTTTGTATGGTGAAGGTTTTGGTTTTATAAACAATTTACTTGCAGGAAATCATATTCAGGCTTTAGGCAAAACACCTTTTGATGCTTTTAATGATAATATTTGGGTGGTTATTGCTCTTCTTATTGGCATTACTGTTTTTAAAGCCGTTGCAATGACCACAACTTTTGCTGCTGGTGGTGTTGGTGGTATATTTATTCCAACAATGGTTATGGGAAGCGCTCTTGGCAACGCAGTTGCAAAAGTGATAAACAATATCGGTTTAGGGTTTAATGTTAGCGAAACCAACTTTACTTTAATTGGTATGGCTGGATTAATTGCTGGTGTTTTACATGCACCATTAACTGCTATTTTCTTAATTGCTGAGATTACTGGTGGTTACGAATTATTTATACCATTAATGATTGCTGTTGGTATTTCTTTCAGCATTAAAAAAAGTGCAATAGATTACACTATTTACACTAGAGAACTTGCTGAAAAAGGACAACTTTTAACTCATGATAAAGACCAAAATGTTTTAACATTAATGACTTTAGAATCTATAATCGAAAGTCGTTTTTCTAAACTACATCCAAAAATGACACTTGGAGAAATGCTTCACGAAGGTGTTGCTAAATCGACTAGAAACTTATTTCCGGTTGTAGACGAAGACGGTAAATTATCTGGAATTATTTTACTTGATGATGTGCGAGATATCATGTTCGATCAATCGCTTTATAATTCGACTTTGGTTGAGTCTTTAATGCATAATCCTCCAGATAAAATTATTTATGAAAAAGATTCTATGCAAATAGTTATGCAAAAATTTCAAGACTCTGGAGCATGGAATTTACCGGTAATAAAAAATGAAAAGTATATTGGCTTCGTTTCAAAATCAAAACTACTTACAGCTTATAGAAGACAATTAATTAATGCTTCTTCTTAA
- a CDS encoding nucleoside deaminase, with protein MIKPYDDKYFMQKALQEAEEAFEKGEIPVGAVIVIEDRIIARAHNLTELLNDVTAHAEMQAITAAANFLGGKYLKNCTLYVTLEPCQMCAGALYWSQISKIVYAARDEDRGCINLKTKLHPKTKIEGGILEEEASKLMKRFFIERRNLN; from the coding sequence ATGATAAAACCATACGACGATAAATACTTCATGCAAAAAGCATTACAAGAAGCCGAAGAAGCTTTTGAAAAAGGTGAAATTCCTGTTGGTGCTGTTATTGTAATTGAAGATAGAATAATTGCCAGAGCACATAACCTTACAGAGCTTTTAAACGATGTTACTGCACATGCAGAAATGCAAGCTATTACAGCAGCTGCTAATTTTTTAGGTGGCAAATATCTAAAAAACTGCACATTATATGTAACCTTAGAACCTTGCCAGATGTGTGCAGGTGCTTTGTATTGGAGTCAGATTTCTAAAATAGTTTATGCTGCTAGAGACGAGGATCGTGGTTGTATTAATTTAAAGACTAAGCTGCATCCTAAAACTAAAATTGAAGGAGGAATTCTTGAGGAAGAAGCTTCAAAACTAATGAAGCGTTTTTTTATAGAAAGAAGAAACCTAAACTAA
- a CDS encoding energy transducer TonB yields MGFIESTKRIDSVIKYQKPKKEIITIGKVITVDGDMILEEHSPTELYPVYIVDEYPEFKETTSKLSKEENKKQFQSQLNQFVKNNFKKTVVDSLELIVKQKIYVDFEITNTGNIIIKRTRAYYPELEKEAERVLKKLPKLMPARKDGKAVSVSYILPIIFNIEE; encoded by the coding sequence TTGGGTTTTATAGAATCTACAAAAAGAATAGATAGCGTAATTAAATACCAAAAACCTAAAAAAGAAATTATTACTATAGGAAAAGTAATTACTGTAGATGGTGATATGATACTTGAAGAACATTCACCTACCGAACTTTATCCAGTATACATTGTAGATGAATACCCTGAATTTAAAGAAACTACTTCAAAATTATCAAAAGAAGAAAATAAAAAGCAATTTCAATCTCAATTAAATCAATTTGTTAAAAACAATTTTAAGAAAACAGTAGTTGATAGTCTAGAGTTAATAGTAAAGCAAAAAATATATGTAGATTTTGAAATCACAAATACTGGTAATATAATTATTAAACGAACAAGAGCATATTATCCAGAATTAGAAAAAGAAGCCGAACGTGTTTTAAAAAAGCTCCCAAAATTAATGCCTGCTAGAAAAGATGGAAAAGCGGTTTCTGTAAGCTACATTTTACCTATAATATTTAATATTGAAGAATAA
- a CDS encoding 1-deoxy-D-xylulose-5-phosphate synthase: MKQKLLQHINYPKDLRLLKQEQLPELAQELREFIINIVATKEGHLGASLGVVDLTIALHFVFNTPKDQLVWDVGHQAYGHKILTGRRESFDTNRQYGGLSGFPNRLESEYDAFGVGHSSTSISAALGMAIATQLKGDLKTQHIAVIGDASIASGMAFEGLNHAGVTDANLLVILNDNAIGIDPSVGALKQYLTNVKKGTQKQDNIFEALNFDYSGPIDGHDLPLLINELERLKKVKGPKFLHVITTKGKGLRQAEENQVTYHAPGKFNKDTGELIPKPELKQPPKYQDVFGHTIVELAKQNDKIIGITPAMPTGSSLKYMMEQIPERAFDVGIAEQHAVTFAAGLATQGMVPFCNIYSTFLQRAYDQVIHDVALQNLPVIFCLDRAGLVGEDGATHHGVFDLAYLRCIPNLIIFAPRNEIELRNIMYTAQLGLDHPIAIRYPRGRGQILDWRQPFSKIEIGKGLCLIKGTKTAILSIGSIAKNVTDALDLLEDTSTFSHYDMCFVKPLDLTMLQNIFNTHETIISIEDGAITGGFGSAIAEFSAKYNYKNKLILKGVPDTFTEHGTVLELQQSLHLDSKNLSLFLKKMTD; encoded by the coding sequence GTGAAACAAAAATTACTTCAACATATAAACTACCCAAAAGATTTACGTCTTTTAAAACAAGAGCAGTTACCTGAATTAGCTCAAGAATTACGTGAGTTTATTATAAACATAGTAGCTACTAAAGAAGGTCATTTAGGCGCTAGTTTAGGTGTGGTAGATTTAACTATTGCCTTACATTTTGTGTTTAACACACCAAAAGATCAATTGGTTTGGGATGTTGGCCATCAAGCTTACGGTCATAAAATTTTAACTGGTAGAAGAGAAAGTTTTGACACCAATAGACAATATGGTGGTTTAAGTGGATTTCCAAATAGATTAGAAAGTGAATACGATGCTTTTGGTGTTGGACATTCCTCTACATCTATTTCTGCTGCTCTAGGAATGGCTATTGCAACACAGCTAAAAGGGGACTTAAAAACCCAGCATATTGCTGTTATTGGAGATGCTTCCATTGCAAGCGGAATGGCTTTTGAAGGTCTAAATCATGCTGGAGTTACAGATGCTAATTTACTAGTTATATTAAACGATAATGCCATTGGTATTGACCCAAGTGTTGGTGCTTTAAAACAATATTTAACTAACGTTAAAAAAGGGACTCAAAAGCAAGATAATATTTTTGAGGCCTTAAATTTTGATTATTCTGGACCAATAGATGGTCATGATTTACCGCTTTTAATTAACGAATTAGAAAGATTAAAAAAGGTAAAAGGACCAAAATTTTTACACGTTATTACTACAAAAGGAAAAGGTTTACGTCAAGCGGAAGAAAACCAGGTTACTTATCATGCTCCAGGGAAATTTAATAAGGATACTGGAGAATTAATTCCAAAACCAGAACTAAAACAGCCTCCAAAATATCAAGATGTTTTTGGACACACTATTGTTGAATTAGCAAAGCAGAACGATAAAATTATTGGAATTACACCAGCAATGCCAACTGGTAGCTCTTTAAAATACATGATGGAGCAAATTCCTGAACGCGCTTTCGATGTTGGTATAGCTGAACAACATGCAGTAACTTTTGCAGCAGGATTAGCAACACAAGGCATGGTACCGTTTTGTAATATTTACTCTACATTTTTACAACGTGCTTACGATCAAGTAATACATGATGTAGCATTACAAAACTTACCGGTAATTTTCTGTTTAGATCGTGCTGGTTTAGTTGGTGAAGATGGAGCTACACATCATGGTGTTTTTGACTTGGCTTACTTGAGATGCATTCCAAACCTTATTATTTTCGCGCCTAGAAATGAAATTGAATTACGTAACATTATGTACACTGCTCAGCTAGGTTTAGATCATCCTATTGCTATTAGATACCCAAGAGGAAGAGGACAAATTTTAGATTGGAGACAACCGTTTTCTAAAATTGAAATTGGGAAAGGACTTTGCCTTATAAAAGGAACAAAAACAGCCATTCTTTCTATTGGTAGTATTGCTAAAAATGTGACTGATGCTTTAGATTTATTAGAAGACACATCTACATTTTCACATTATGATATGTGTTTTGTTAAACCTTTAGATTTAACAATGCTTCAGAATATATTTAATACTCATGAAACAATTATTTCTATTGAAGATGGTGCAATAACCGGTGGTTTTGGAAGTGCAATTGCAGAATTTTCAGCAAAGTACAACTACAAAAATAAATTAATATTAAAAGGTGTTCCTGATACTTTTACAGAACATGGAACGGTTTTAGAATTGCAACAATCTCTGCATCTAGACTCAAAAAATCTAAGTTTGTTTCTAAAAAAAATGACAGACTAA